A region of the Lycium barbarum isolate Lr01 chromosome 1, ASM1917538v2, whole genome shotgun sequence genome:
AACATATGGGTTTATCCTATTTAACAACTCCAACAATTAAGTGCATCAGCATTACACTCggtcattatttattttttattgaacAACTGAACAAGTTGATATTGCTTGCTTCACGACCACAGAAACGAAACTTAAAATTTTAAATGCTCCTGTTATTGGCGGAATTTAACATTTTCTCATAGATTCAAATATATGGAAGGATGGAGATGGATTTAAATGAAGCCATATGAATATATGGCTATGATTCTATAGCCGACCTCAGCTAAATTACGATTGAGGCATAGTTATTGTTATGGCTATTCACGAAGTCTTTTAGATGACAAAAGTTTTTAAATGCTAGAGATAAATTATGGACAATATTAATAATAACAAATACAATAGTCATAAGAATTCAAAATCCAAGTCTCTTTGAAACATAGATTCTTGAATCATGGGCAATAAGCAAAAGAAAGTATCTCAGGATCATTTTCAAACAGGGGCATGTCCTCTTCCAACAAATTAACAGATGCCTCAATGCCATCTCCATCTTTAGTTCCCATTAATATCACCAAATTCTTGAAAGATCTAATTGGACTGCAAACCCATTCAGGCTTACCCCATCCAAAATCCACTTCATACACTGGAAATCTACACCAACTTGTAAAATTACATACTTCTAAATCCCCCTTCGAAAAATCTCTCACTGTTGTTTCTACTGAATCACCATCCAATCTTGATTTttgttgctcagactcttcaaaaatattaTCGGGTGCATCAGCATTTTTGGAGGGTCCACGCAAGACGTTCATATTTTTTCGTCCCTTGATAACATTATCCACATAATCTGCATTGATATCCCTAATTGATTTGTTCAGTTTTTCCACCAGTATTGTCATGTTAATGTTACTATTGTCCCCTGCATTTTGCTCTGTTTGTAGCACTGCAGGGGCTATTGCAACTGTCCAGTAATTTCCAAAAGTGTGATTTGGCACTGGTGGTTCCATCCTTTGCCTTATGTTCACTGCATGAACTGCCACACATATTTTCGCGCATTTTGGCTTCGATCTATAAAGGGAGAGGACACGTCTCCATATGAGAGCTGAAACGGCTTCAACTCGAGTTGGAAACTTGGAATTTTCGTCTAATGAACCAATAATTCCTTTTGATGCTTTAATTTTCAGGGCTAGTATAGAAGATGAATCGAAAATAAATCTTTTTGTGACGATTGTTTTGTTAGTTATTCCAGTGTCATGAGAATAACGGGGTATTTCTCTAGGAGGGAAATTTTTTGCTGAATCAAAAATTGGAGGAGGGACAATGTTAGTATTTTCACTATTGGTATTTAAAGATTTGGAAGCCCATGAATTCAAGAAAGCAACTACTGAAGTTCCATCAGCAATCTTGTGCGAAACGCACACACCTATGGCAAAGCCACCACACCTGAAgagaagatacaaaaaaaaaatgtttaggaAGCACGCTTTTAATTAGCACTTAATTATATTAGGTCTCAGCTCACCCTCTTACATTATGGGCTTATGGCGGCCTCATGATTCCTTTTTAATGGGTAAAACACGTGGAAATATTTTTGTCATGACCTCTTTGTTTTAATATACCATATCAAAGTGCAACCATCTCATGTAAATGTTTAATATACTAGAGAGACTACACTTTTAATTAATGTACTTAATCATTGTTACTATGTCTCAACATATCAAagtacagaaaaaataaggtttTCTCCTTTCTCCCAAACTTGATCGGCCGTAGCTAGAGAACGCAAGGGATTCATTCAAACTCATTCTGTCAAAAAATTATACTGCATATACAAAGTCAAAattatgtttatgtatatactatTATTGATGTTACTTCTTGGTTTCTACGTGTGTTTACTTATTTACATTTTAGATTATCGTAGCTAAAATCCCGATTCCACCATTGTCTATAAAGATTTTGGTCTAGTCCCTCTATGTTTTTTACTTTGTtagaaaaaaagaataaaatagaaaCCAGACCTGAATAAATTGGCTTGAGCAGCTACAAGCACTTCCCTCTCATCTCCTTTTTGCTTCAGCTGCTTACCCCAATTGCCAGTGGGCTCAAAGGGCAGCAACTGATTCAATAACTTCACATTTGAAGTTCCAATGATTTGGGAAATATTACAATTAACTCTAGCTTCAACGAACTCTGCCCCCTCATCACTGCACTCAACAACAGAATAGTCATCTCTGAGTGTGCCAGCCAATGGATAGTACTCGCTTAGGCACTCAGCTAGGGATTTCTTCAGCATGCATAGCTTTTGATCTCTGGTAATAATATTTGTAGTACTAGTAAGGTAGAAAAGTAGAACAGGGATGTAAATAGGAGGTGAATTTTGGTCAATAGAAGAGAGAATGTAGTTTCTAAGGTGATTAGGTGTTGGACACAATGGTTTGATTGTTTCCCTACATACAACTTCAACATTAGTACTTACCATAACCATTGTGGCTTATTAGCTAATTTTATTGCTATAAACTAGAAAGTATGTTTCTATGAGAGAATTTGGTGTTGAGTCTTGAAATTCACGAGCTCATGTATATAGTACATAGGGACTGCAAGAGAAAATACCACAATAATGTCAATTCAAATTCATGATCATGTCAAACTGAGTAATCTATATGTATACAAACTTTGACTTATTTATTTGGCTATTAGAGATTCTTGTCACTTTTTTCGTCTAGTAGTTTTGATAAGCTATTGCAGCGAAGCGGCAAGTACAGCATTGCTTAAAAAAGTTGGACTGCTTAGTATATTTCTCTAGcctctcttttttatttttttattttagaaaAGCTCCAGCCTTTCTTGATTCTTAGCTAGtagtaataatatatatttaCTTTTGGATTTCGAATAAATCTTATTAGAGAATCTTTAGACTAAGCAGCTTTGCCATTGTCGGGTAGGAGATATTCTTTTCGGGGCTGGAATCACTAGTGAAAGATCAGTATAGGAGATGCATGCTTCAAATGCAAAAGATAAAGATTAAGGAATATTTTCATCATTTAAATAAGAATAAAATCACTACCAAGATGCATGGTCCAAATGCAAAACATAAATTGAGgaagttttttaaaaaatcattacATAGTGGTGTCATGGAAGGAGAAGGGCAAATGGGAAAATGAGAATGGAACCGACTTCTATTGTGTAAGAGACTCTCACTGATACTACTAAACTATAAGTCTTGatgttaaaaaatattttccaacatTCAAATAAATGTGGATTAAGATAATGAAGATTAGGGCTACAAATTGGAGCATGTTGCGTTGTTGCCGGCCTTGACTAAATTGAATTATTATATTGTAATTAGCAAATAAACTGATTCCTGAGCTCAATGCTAGCTAATTACTCCTAGCTGTTAAACGTGAGGGTTTTGTTTGCTATTTTGAATAACTTGAGGAATCATTTTTGACATTTAGAAAAAGTTCTAAGGTCTAGTAACGATTCTGCTCACTTTCATTTCCACCTCCACAGAACCACAGCTTTCTCTCTCAAACACGCACTCTTTGGTCTACGCGCCACCGACGCGCCGTCGGATCGTCGCCGGCAACCGTCCTTCTCCAATTTCTCGATATTTATTTGTTC
Encoded here:
- the LOC132617107 gene encoding stemmadenine O-acetyltransferase-like, which translates into the protein MVMVSTNVEVVCRETIKPLCPTPNHLRNYILSSIDQNSPPIYIPVLLFYLTSTTNIITRDQKLCMLKKSLAECLSEYYPLAGTLRDDYSVVECSDEGAEFVEARVNCNISQIIGTSNVKLLNQLLPFEPTGNWGKQLKQKGDEREVLVAAQANLFRCGGFAIGVCVSHKIADGTSVVAFLNSWASKSLNTNSENTNIVPPPIFDSAKNFPPREIPRYSHDTGITNKTIVTKRFIFDSSSILALKIKASKGIIGSLDENSKFPTRVEAVSALIWRRVLSLYRSKPKCAKICVAVHAVNIRQRMEPPVPNHTFGNYWTVAIAPAVLQTEQNAGDNSNINMTILVEKLNKSIRDINADYVDNVIKGRKNMNVLRGPSKNADAPDNIFEESEQQKSRLDGDSVETTVRDFSKGDLEVCNFTSWCRFPVYEVDFGWGKPEWVCSPIRSFKNLVILMGTKDGDGIEASVNLLEEDMPLFENDPEILSFAYCP